The following are from one region of the Arachis duranensis cultivar V14167 chromosome 10, aradu.V14167.gnm2.J7QH, whole genome shotgun sequence genome:
- the LOC110276931 gene encoding protein FAR1-RELATED SEQUENCE 5-like — MAEMRIKQNDQMGKWYVSRFIDDHNHELLPPKLVEYLPPHRKMSDVDVAHMDSLRQVGISVPKIYESLAAQAGGFDHIPFTKRDMYNEVRRQRGMRKGDVNATIRYFEAGAKADEKLFWRCQVSADQHMCDLFWCDGRSQDDYKIFGDVLAFDATYGRNKYNLPVIIFSGVNHHNQTCVFGAAMVSCETQATYVWVLQKFLECMEGKAPKAVITDGDRSMRMAINEVFPEAHHRLCAWHLLKNATTNVCLPRFTTLFRYCMLADIEIEEFEQHWEAMLDECGVRDVEWVQDTYRKKLYWATAYIRGRFFAGIRTTSRCESLHAKLGRFVERRYGILDFVTNFQRCVEFLRDNEDEMDFRSSYGTPVLQTQFPELEKSGAMKYTREIFSRFRESLQRCVRITVVESQPCEGGTIYVTQKYLRPGRKWNVMHVSASDKYTCSCQRMESFGLPCVHILSVLVRLDVGSLPDTLVLERWTKSAKFGLYDDVAGHKIVDIAALYRMRMGTFLQHCKRLARLVCNNEDLFKLYTEQIVQEANNLESMNDSGNSVGVGGGGNNGRVLDPIGVRTKGTGRGNVQVGARGVKRRKCSTCGVVGHRRTRCPNRANMSVPNSQDEVPQMGDFPPVENIGVQDCYRPSAT; from the exons ATGGCAGAGATGCGTATCAAGCAAAATGATCAGATGGGTAAATGGTATGTGTCGAGATTTATAGATGACCACAATCACGAGCTCCTCCCTCCGAAGTTGGTGGAATACTTGCCTCCACATAGGAAGATGTCGGATGTGGACGTAGCCCACATGGATAGCTTACGGCAAGTTGGGATTTCGGTTCCTAAAATATATGAGTCGCTTGCAGCACAGGCTGGTGGCTTTGATCATATCCCATTCACAAAGAGAGATATGTACAACGAAGTGAGGCGCCAACGAGGCATGAGGAAGGGAGATGTCAATGCAACGATAAGGTATTTTGAGGCAGGTGCAAAGGCGGACGAGAAACTCTTTTGGAGGTGTCAGGTGAGTGCAGATCAGCATATGTGTGATCTGTTTTGGTGTGACGGGAGGAGTCAGGatgattataaaatttttggtgATGTCCTTGCGTTTGATGCAACGTACGGGCGCAACAAATACAACCTACCGGTCATTATTTTCTCCGGGGTGAACCATCACAACCAGACGTGCGTCTTTGGGGCTGCCATGGTCTCTTGTGAAACCCAAGCAACTTATGTTTGGGTTTTGCAGAAGTTCTTGGAATGCATGGAGGGGAAAGCACCCAAGGCAGTAATAACAGACGGAGATCGTTCTATGCGAATGGCAATTAATGAAGTTTTTCCGGAGGCTCACCACAGGCTTTGTGCATGGCATCTACTAAAAAATGCCACAACAAATGTGTGCTTGCCGCGGTTTACAACGTTATTTAGATATTGTATGCTTGCTGATATTGAGATAGAAGAGTTTGAACAGCATTGGGAGGCAATGTTGGATGAGTGTGGAGTCCGAGATGTAGAGTGGGTTCAGGATACATACAGGAAGAAATTATATTGGGCAACTGCATACATACGCGGTAGGTTCTTTGCCGGCATTAGGACGACATCGCGATGTGAATCGCTGCATGCGAAGCTAGGCAGGTTTGTGGAGAGGAGGTATGGGATACTCGACTTTGTGACGAACTTTCAGCGTTGTGTTGAGTTCCTCAGAGATAACGAGGATGAGATGGACTTTCGGTCCTCGTATGGGACCCCCGTACTGCAGACTCAGTTTCCGGAACTTGAGAAATCCGGAGCAATGAAGTATACCCGTGAGATATTTTCAAGGTTCCGTGAATCCTTGCAAAGGTGTGTTCGGATAACCGTTGTGGAGAGCCAGCCGTGTGAGGGCGGTACTATTTATGTGACACAGAAGTATTTGCGACCGGGAAGAAAGTGGAATGTTATGCATGTGTCGGCGTCGGATAAATATACATGTAGTTGCCAAAGAATGGAATCGTTTGGGCTACCTTGTGTGCATATACTCTCAGTTTTGGTTCGGTTAGACGTGGGTTCTCTTCCAGACACCTTGGTCTTGGAGAGGTGGACTAAGTCAGCCAAGTTCGGTTTGTATGATGATGTTGCTGGGCACAAAATAGTTGATATTGCTGCCCTGTACAGGATGCGGATGGGAACATTTTTGCAGCACTGCAAGCGTTTGGCTCGGCTTGTGTGTAACAACGAGGACTTATTCAAGTTGTATACAGAGCAGATAGTTCAGGAAGCAAATAATCTTGAAAGTATGAATGATTCGGGGAATAGTGTCGGCGTTGGTGGTGGCGGCAACAATGGTAGAGTACTAGATCCGATTGGGGTTCGTACCAAGGGCACCGGGCGTGGTAATGTACAGGTTGGGGCAAGGGGAGTGAAGCGTAGAAAGTGTAGCACGTGTGGGGTAGTCGGACATCGTCGAACTCGATGCCCAAATCGGGCGAACATGTCGGTGCCAAATAGCCAGGATGAGGTGCCGCAAATG GGTGATTTTCCTCCTGTCGAGAATATAGGGGTGCAGGATTGCTATCGTCCATCAGCTACATAG
- the LOC107470593 gene encoding probable monogalactosyldiacylglycerol synthase, chloroplastic, which produces MFHSASVQQEHGLVHDFVSHIGRFAFDSRFFTFGSDNLSNYLHFNVTKQSVCSAASLSLKLGGRGDSNLNFRRFFNDFNTAIRFHTQKLPIGFDSPILDSGDNNHCNNGNTLDECDVIQDDRGTLSGVDPQKPKKVLILMSDTGGGHRASAEAIRAAFYEEFGDQYQVFVVDLWTEHTPWPFNQLPRTYSFLVKHGSLWKMTYYGTAPRVVHQSNFAATSTFIAREVAKGLMKYQPYIIISVHPLMQHVPLRILRAKGLLNKIIFTTVVTDLSTCHPTWFHKLVTRCYCPTTDLAKRALKAGLQQSQIKIFGLPVRPSFVKPVQSKDELRKALSMDEDLPAVLLMGGGEGMGPIEATAKALGDMLYDKSSEAPIGQILVICGRNQKLADKLASINWKVPVQVKGFVSKMEECMGACDCIITKAGPGTIAEAMIRGLPIILNGYIAGQEAGNVPYVVENGFGKFSKSPKKIAKIVAEWFGPQAEELKTMSQKALMFARPDAVFKIVHDLDELVRQRSSLPHYSFTP; this is translated from the exons ATGTTTCATTCGGCGAGTGTTCAACAAGAACATGGTCTTGTCCATGATTTTGTATCCCATATTGGTCGATTTGCCTTTGATTCCAGGTTCTTCACCTTTGGCTCtgataatttatcaaattacttGCACTTCAATGTAACAAAGCAAAGTGTGTGTTCTGCTGCTTCTCTTAGCTTGAAACTTGGAGGCAGAGgggattcaaatttgaatttcaggAGGTTTTTTAATGATTTCAACACAGCTATTAGGTTCCACACTCAGAAATTGCCAATTGGATTTGATTCTCCCATACTTGATTCTGGGGATAACAATCACTGTAACAATGGTAATACTCTTGATGAGTGTGATGTTATTCAGGACGATAGAGGGACATTGAGTGGTGTTGATCCTCAGAAGCCAAAaaaggttttgattttgatgagtGACACTGGTGGGGGTCACAGAGCTTCTGCAGAAGCTATAAGGGCTGCTTTCTATGAAGAATTTGGGGACCAATACCAG GTATTTGTTGTTGACTTGTGGACTGAGCACACCCCTTGGCCATTCAATCAACTTCCTCGGACATATAGCTTTCTGGTGAAACATGGATCATTGTGGAAAATGACCTATTATGGAACTGCTCCGCGTGTGGTGCACCAGTCAAATTTTGCTGCAACTTCAACATTTATAGCTCG TGAGGTTGCCAAGGGGCTAATGAAATATCAGCCATATATAATAATCAGTGTTCACCCATTGATGCAACATGTTCCTCTTCGAATTTTGAGAGCAAAGGGTCTTTTAAACAAGATTATCTTTACAACGGTTGTCACAGATTTAAGTACTTGCCATCCTACTTG GTTTCATAAGCTTGTAACTCGATGCTATTGTCCGACCACAGACCTTGCGAAAAGGGCGCTCAAAGCTGGACTCCAGCAATCACAGATAAAGATTTTCGGTCTACCAGTTCGACCTTCCTTTGTTAAGCCTGTTCAATCAAAG GATGAACTTAGGAAAGCCTTAAGCATGGATGAGGATCTTCCTGCTGTACTACTAATGGGGGGAGGTGAAGGTATGGGTCCCATTGAGGCTACTGCTAAGGCACTTGGAGATATGTTGTATGATAAGAGCAGTGAGGCTCCCATTGGTCAAATACTTGTTATTTGTGGACGTAATCAGAAGCTTGCTGACAAATTGGCTTCAATTAATTGGAAGGTTCCTGTGCAG GTAAAGGGATTTGTCAGCAAAATGGAGGAATGCATGGGAGCTTGTGATTGCATCATTACAAAG GCCGGCCCGGGGACAATTGCCGAGGCCATGATCCGAGGCCTCCCTATCATTTTGAATGGTTATATTGCTGGCCAG GAAGCTGGGAATGTACCCTACGTAGTTGAAAATGGATTCGGCAAGTTCTCAAAATCTCCGAAGAAGATAGCTAAAATTGTAGCTGAGTGGTTCGGTCCACAAGCAGAGGAACTAAAAACTATGTCTCAAAAGGCGTTGATGTTTGCACGGCCTGATGCTGTGTTCAAGATTGTTCATGACCTTGATGAACTTGTGAGGCAAAGAAGTTCTTTGCCACACTACTCATTTACCCCTTAA
- the LOC107470542 gene encoding uncharacterized protein LOC107470542: MERNLRDSKCFTVTLFDRHQSEYTNAETMPTGTFSLGTYRVFLQDRTCNCGYFQSRLDWSIYVDEVYTMQKVFRVYQIGFMPPILEGLWPPYDGPTVILDPSSRHYRDGRLRSTRIRNNMDEADLNRSKRCEPCRQPGHTCRSCSQRGSTAAGSS, encoded by the exons ATGGAGCGCAACTTGAGAGACTCGAAGTGCTTCACCGTCACCCTATTCGATAGACACCAGTCTGAGTACACCAATGCCGAGACGATGCCGACCGGAACCTTTTCACTTGGGACGTACCGAGTTTTCCTTCAGGATCGTACATGCAACTGTGGATACTTTCAG TCACGGCTTGACTGGTCTATCTATGTCGACGAAGTCTACACTATGCAAAAGGTGTTCAGGGTGTACCAGATAGGTTTTATGCCGCCAATACTAGAAGGACTTTGGCCACCTTATGATGGTCCGACCGTTATTCTAGATCCTAGCTCGAGGCATTATCGTGATGGGCGACTGAGGTCTACCAGAATCCGGAACAACATGGATGAGGCCGACCTTAACCGATCGAAGCGATGTGAGCCCTGCAGACAGCCTGGGCACACGTGTAGATCTTGCTCCCAGAGAGGCTCCACCGCTGCTGGTAGTTCGTAG